The Topomyia yanbarensis strain Yona2022 chromosome 3, ASM3024719v1, whole genome shotgun sequence nucleotide sequence aaaaacttgcccaaaaaacttctttaattacgtaaaaactaaaataaaatcggattatttcccaacagaaatgcatcttgatggaaaggtaggcgataactcagaggaaatctgcaatctttttgcaacattcttccaggaagtttacactacattttcagagaaggatcgagagcgtgaatacttttcattcctcccagaactttcaagagatattaacattaaacagataaaagtacatacaatcatggatgccttaaaaaacttggatagctctaaaagccctggacctggtggcgttccaccggtgtttttaaaaactttgtcaattgaactaaccgctcctttattttggctttttaacatgtctctagaatcaggttgttttcctaaaacatggaaaagctctttcctagttccaatttttaaaaatggtaaaaaatccgatgtgcgtaactatcgtggaatagctatcatctcgtgcattcccaagattttcgaggcgattgttaatgaaaatttattccaccaaatcaagaacagaattacccatgtgcaacatggttgtttcaaagggcgttctacaagtacaaacctactcgaattcattaactacacattaacagcaatggataacggaaaccacgttgaagctctttatacagattttagcaaagcatttgatcgcatcgacatacccatgctactttttaaattagaaaaaatggggtttgagccaggacttcttacatgggtacaatcatatcttacaaatcgtgaacaagctgttagatttaaagggataaaatcaatcccaattcaagttacatcaggagtttatgtttatgtttattaccttcaccaacaagccctttggccccaatggtggtcgcttaaactaattacattttaaaattgacaacattttcgcttttatagcattccgcgtccggttgaagtcgaaggccgtcgccacactgttaaaaattcgttggagtccggttacagcgctctggcaaccatagttggttcttctgaacggaactcgcagaagggagttattacgtagacctcgaacgcgggcttgaagatccagacgtccgaggattgtagggcaatccactctggcagagagtaagtccgagacgaacagggctcgagagcagtccctccgaatgctgagtgtatcgaggtgtataagctggcaacggttttcatagctcggcagctgaaatctgtttcgccatgggagatgacgaagggcgaagcgtatgaacctgcgttggacagcctcgattctgtcaatcccgttctggtagtacggattccaaacagctgaacaatattctaacgttgagcggaccaacgcgcagtaaagcgatttaagacaatatacgtccctgaagtttttcgctattcggaagatgaacccaagctgtcgtgatgccttatccacgatgtatgacgtatgtggtttgaatgttaatgccgaatccatgatgactccgagatcttcgatgtgagagtgtcttggaatgctcgagacgaagaaatggtagttaaactgagtcggttggcgtttccgcgtgaacgtcacgattgagcatttgctcgggagtccctcaagggtctcatttgggcccgctattctttattttatttgttaacgacatttccttcattctaaaaaatgttaaagttcttatatatgctgatgatatgaaactgtttctagaaataagaaatggtgaagacttttagacatttcaaaacgaagtaaatatattttatacatggtgtaataaaagcctgctgaaactgaatgtaaaaaaatgtaattccataacattgagtagaaagaataatatacagaacaatagaatcttattgggaaatcaacaagtagaaaagtgtgacagaataagagatctaggagttattatagattccaaaataacattcatagatcattataacacaataattaacaaagcaaacagcacactaggttttattaaacgcttcagctataatttccaagatccctacacaataaaaacattatatgtggcctatgtgcgttcaacactagaatattgtagtatagtttggtcgcctttttcagcaacgcatgcaaaccggatagaatcagtacaaaagcagtttttgatgttcgctcttcgtaaactaggttggactggactacatttgccatcttatgaagcacggtgcatgctaattgacattcaaaccttgaaagatcgtcgtgaattttctatggtatcatttgtaaacgacattgtatcacatcgtattgattcaatcgaacttttatcgaaactaaatttttatgctccttctcgacaactacgtaaccgcagcatcttttgtacaattcgccatcgcactaattatgccaagtttggccctttaaaccaaatgatgaatatttacaacaaacattgcgaaagcattgacttcactatgtcgaaaacaaaacttaagcagcagtttaaagtaaaccaaaatttcaactagtgttaagttagtttaataattattgtaagaaaccggtctacatctgattgacgacttgaaataaataaataaataaataaatattgtacaatgaacatttcaaaatagaaatttcggaccacctccgaaatttttttctggattcgCTCCTGCCCTTCGCCCAATCGCGATCtgatattttttggttactatagGTTTTTTTACTCGGCTTAACATGACAATATgcactggatcataaaagtgtgattGATTCACGGTATCCTGTTcagtgaactatatcacgaacacgatttgtggtgctCATCGCCGTTATCGTTTTCTGTTCACTGatctttatcaaatgaataacgctGGTTGCcagcagctggacatttcatgaaaaagagaatggaacaaaaatgatttcacgaaataacaaaatttgtgaaatagttcacgtgaaaatttaatttccatGTTGCATGAATTCGATTTCAATagttagggatatcttctaaatatcacattATGCTACAAAACAGATCgcaaatcatgtactaggaatcatgaaccggttCCCGAATccgtgaataatattttatgatttcgtcaactatttcacgagcacgaatggtaagtcgtgactattatactaggaatcatgaaccggttcacgaatacaGCGTGtaccacatttatacgttcgcCCTAAAttttcagaacaacttttttcaaacaaactgcaccaaattttgagcatttgttttgaagcttaatgaacgatgtttctcgaaatttggaAACCCTGAAGTGAAAAAAGGTGTGTCTTATACTTATAGGCTCACCTTACTTTTTTTCATAACCTTTTGTTCTATTCAAACAAACTGCACCAGATTTTCAGAGTTTGTTTTAAagcttaatcaacgatgtttctaGAAGTTTGGGAACTCTGGTGCAtcttgttcgtttgttatggcaatttaaatgaaaaaatgtgtCCCAAATTTATCCGTTCACCCTATTTTCTCTGAATAACTTGTCTTTCATTCAAACCTACTGTACCAAATTTCCTGAGTTTATTTTAAAGTATAAACAACGACGTTTCTAGAAATTTGGAATCCTTGGTGCCTTTTATATGTTTATTATGTCAGTTTATATGAAAAAAGTTGTTCCTCCTAGGCTTTATTCAAGTAATtcaaatttcgagaaacatcgttgattatgttttaaaacaaaccctaaaaaattggtgcagttcgtttgaatagaaaaaagttaTCCTAAAAAAATATGGTGAAcatataaatgtgggacacacagtatatgaataatattttttgataTTGCTAACTATTTCACGGGAACGTGactattatattagaaatcataACCAGAtctcgaatacatgaataatattcatgattttgtaagctatttcacgagcacggatagtGGATCGTAACTTTTACattagaaatcatgaattagttcacgagaatttaatcaaataaaaattcggGTTTCGGGAAATGGTTCACTGGAAAATATCCGGAAGGTTTTGATTTTGATAATTAATGTTCGTAAAACTAAGAAACAACATTCcagagtcaacctttggttttataaataacgtacagaaaatcgatttggcaaaGCGATGGCGGAAATCAAGTTCACaagacaaaaacaaatatttctactaataaaatcgttatgcgggcgttactgaaaggAAATTGAATACAAttttaaaacacatgatttttgttcaaggtcctgttttcgtaacgtaaaatcctgttttaatctacctagtgctgcaattgtgcctttcacaTTTGTCCAATCTACAATTCCATGGctagttatgttcaatataatggtggaaatgtttattacgtattcagtacgatttgcacatacgcacaatgaatcgacagccacaaatttgagatgctatgtgtcgatgctgaaacacttgaaccaCCGTTGGTTTCATCCAGGTGAAGGATCCAGACTCCGTCGAAAatgttcaacttgttaagaaattttaaatcagtttcaattttaaagtagtttcaaactcaaaatcatttcaaaccaattttttgCTGGGAGGGGACTTTGTGGGGAGGAttagggaagggtggtgtgTAATGTGGGGGGATGGCCGGTATCCGCTTACCGCATACCCctagctacgcccctgttaaaatacagaaaatctaTATGTCCCAAAAAATTGAccggaattaggttgacgttcagagtgattgcataacctttctatgtgagaaaggcaaaaagttcaAAAGTTCGAAAgtcatttttttcgagattacatgcaatttcgacgtttcatgcattttaaagccatttggcatcaaCAATACAAGTTcgaattttcctttactccccctttGAGGTTTTTTTTCAGCTCCTGTTTATATGGGATCAAGATCCGTCGTAGGTGACcgatgtggtcaaagcgactttggttaatcattattgatctagactGGCAAATCAATTTTGCACCCATTctaataagttttgcatcattttgatatcatggtggtaccagtttgtattagaatttgctgtgtggtcgcactcttcaacttgtaactccggaaccgaaaacccaatcaataaaaagctgccgatgggaaggttgtacctttcattttagactaagtttgtgcaaatcggtccagccatctttgagaaatagaggtgacatttttccacatgtacacatacacacatacacacagacatttttgcgatctcgacgaactgagtcgaattgtatatgacacacggctctccgggccgggattatgtTTGCAATGTtctgagtgattgcataacttttctatgcGAGAAAGACAAAACGTGAGGggtccagaattcatggcactttattcacgatgtTGAGAATCATTTTATCCATGTATGGAAATTCACAGTCACTCGCCCAATTTTGCGTATAGTGCAATGAAAATTTTGAGGGCATATTGCCAATTATAGCATTGTGGAAATTCAATTAATATactcaaatataaaaatgctcaaagcaaatttttaataaaaaagtgtCTTTTAAAGTGTCTTTAAAGCCAGATTTATGCCATGACCAGTTACCCGATGTTATGCAATATGAATgattgaaaataaaagtcccAAGAAcaaaacatgcttcgtaaaatcgTAAAGATAAAAATCGGATATTCACACTGATTGGTGAGGAGGTCTTCGATGAATCACCAGTCAGGAGCTCTTCGATGATTGAATCGTTTAAAAAAGCTTTCATTATATTAAACGGAAGAAAATATATCAAGTACTTACAAACTAGTTTTCTCTAATACTACGTTCATCCTACAGAAATAAAATACGTTTTAATAGCTAGCAACCAAAAAACGTCTTAAAGATAGCTTTAAAACAAGTTTCAGTTTAAAAATTTTCTTTGCACTAGGAATATTCCAAACGGGGTACATATATTTAAAGTATATTTTAAGTATTTTTGTCATATAGAATAGAACGTCAGTCTTTGGGCAGAAGGTCTTTTTAACCAATTCATACATCGAAAATTCCGTGACTTTTATTGAACGgaaacgtttgttaaacaatgccaggttgaaaaattgaaacaaaactatacttaaatttgattttatattcTTCCAAGTAAACtcacaagaaaataaatatttatcgcTATAATAATACCTGCTTAATCTACGTATCTATCCTGTTGACCAATCTTTCTGTTACTTTCAGAGAATTGCGCGAATCCCGCAACCATAGTAACGGAACAAACCAAACAAATATGCTAGTTCCTTATATCTCATAGAATAACATGTATACAGTTTATTTATGCTAAAGAAAACTTTCAGTCAATTGTGAAAGCCGTGAATTCGCAAACTAGATGACGGACCTGTACGTACACTGTAATGGTCGAACGGGTGGTTCGTCTACACCCAAACAACCCCAGTCAGGTACGTGTACGCCACCCATTTGGGATAGGCAGAGTGATCAAGTGGAAATCGCAACGATTTTGCCCAAAAAGAAAATAGCAACTCGAGCGCCCCGATTCCATATCGATCAATGGCAATGCTTGCTAATTAACTGTTCGATTTGCTTTTATGTCTATTTCCCGCGGCAGCGATGGCAGCAAAGACAGGgacaaatcaaaacatgaaCTGGCTCATCCACTGTTTGTACACGAGAAAAGATTATTCTTTATGTAGAAAGCTAATCGATAGGCAGCTCACTATCAGCTACGACAAAGAGTATCTATTTTATGTAAAGGTAAATTATTCCACCAACAGATTGGGTGGGATTCACCGCTGCAATTATTGTAAAGCGTAATGCCACCGTTTTGTAGGGACTGATACTACGTGACGAAGAAAATCCAACCGAAGCAATCAATTGCTTCCAGCAGGCAATTATATCCAACAAAAAGAACGCAGAAAATTATAACGAACTTGCAAAGACTTTGTACGCATTCAACGACCTTGTCGTCATAACGATAGACTGAGCTATGATTTCTTCCCTTGCAGCTTTGCCATGGGGCGGTTCAAACAGGCACTGGAGGTGTTTCTCAAAGCGGAAACCCTGCTCGAACGTCCGGATCACGAAGTTTATCACTACATCGGTGAACTTTTTCATCGCAACTTTGGTCAACCGAAGGCGGGAATAGCAGAAGCGAAGGAGTATCTAAAACAGTCCGTGATGTGTGGTAAGCATGTCGATAGCTACAAGATTCTGGCGGAAATTTACATCGATGAAGGGGATAATGTGAAAGCGATCGAGATGATTGAAAGCTGTTTACAGTGAGTATAAGCCGTAGGTACACGCTGATGTAGTAAACAGATTTATTTCTGTTTGGTCAAATTAAAGAAGGTTTATTCCGTATCCTGTTCATTTCGAACTGTTGGTTAGAACACAGTCCATCATTTTTATTCgtcgcattagctcaaatgataGAGTGAAAATTGAGGTACTCGATTCGAATTTTCGTTACCCTAAAATTCGAGAATTTCACTACATTGagattatttttgttattatactgTTTCCTCTCGACGGCCAAAAAAGTTTGTATCAATTTGTATATATCCTATTGATTGAAAGCCGATAATTTAAAGAAATAGTGCAAACTCTTCCAAACAGTACCTCAAAAGATCACTACCATATATTCAACAAGCAAAGATGCTCAGTGTCAGTAGGATCGGAGCATTAGCCCTGCAATTGTTCTGTACACTGACATTCTTTCTAACTTTCTTATTGCGCATTCAGCAGGCTTGACATCTTCGGCAAAGTTTAGTAAATGATTGGAGTGTGGCTCTCAAGAGCGAGAAAAGTCGCTTTAACcttggctcattagccagggcaaggtgtaaatacctctgtcccatccaaAAGGACCAAAGACCTTCTTGgtcaagtcactcccaacgttttaACACAACCCTCTACAATCTGAAAcgatcggtacggttgtcctcgtttcatcctcattcaagtttcaaaacgatttgttggttaaattgttcttcaaatgaataattcaattgccgaataatattgaaacatcttcaaacccaactatgcacagtaggcctggccgttttaatatttgcgacatattataatatgcttcaaatattaatgttgacaagaaaaacactaaagtataactgcagtgttttccaggatgcttttcaatattggctgtgtaagggttagagtagaatagaatggaaATGAATTGTAGTGTGGCTCTCAATCGCTTTTGTACAACGGACTCCTCCGAAACCAACCTGGATTGTTGCGGTTCCCCATggtttgttacgaaaaaaatggTATTGCAGTATAAACCCttatctgaaacgagtaaaaaataaccccaatgatgaaaacctcaaagctcttctgcaacacataactaaaaaagttaatgtaatgaaaatgcggtgcaaaaaggcctactttgaaaaccttctatccaacacaactcattcaaaactttggaagaatattaataccatttttggtcgttcaaagtcggatgttcccatcagcctaatttgcaacgatatcagagtcactgagactaaagaagtatgtaatgttttcaacgagTATTTCTCTAGCATTGGCAAAAATTTGgctgacaatattcccacgagtcccaactcaaatcctattacaaatatacaacacgtccaagaaacaatcttcttgcgttctgcaaccataaacgaagtgatacttttgattaaagacctcgaaaaaaataacagttgtggtcctgataagatccccgctagtgttcttaagagtaactgtaccgcttttgcaaacatcctaaccaaagcttttaatttaataattcaaaccggcaggtacccagacttttttgaaaattgcccgagtaattccaattttcaaagctggtgatccaaaccaaccttgcaactatagaccaatttcaacattgtgcgttttcaataaaattcttgagaaattgctcatcactcgactactcgagtttttgaacaaacacaacataatttacaactaccagtatgggttcaggcagggctgcagcactttaattgcaatgaccgaactaattgactccatcattagtcaaattgatagcaaaagaattgttggtgccctttttctggacctaaaaaaagcattcgatactctggatcactcaatcctgcttaagaagttagaatgctatggtatcaggggagtagcaaatcatattattcgtagctatctgtcatataggaaccaattcgtatctattggagactcgtgtagctcttatagaccaatagaaataggagtgccccaaggcagtaatattgggccactgttatttttattgtatatcaatgacctaggtagactcgggttaaaagggactcctcgtcttttcgcggatgacacagcgttgttctacccgaacaacaactgcctggatattgtacgcgacattgaatcggatttaaaaacactaacgacgtatttcaacgaaaaccttctttccttgaacctatcaaaaactaaatatatgctgtttcgttcatctagaagagctataggcgtgcatccagacccaagaatgggacagtctgtaattcaggaaactaactgcttcaaatatttaggacttcacttagaccccacactctcctggattgagcatataacatctatagagagaaaagttgcatcgttatgtggggctatgcgtaaagtatgctcttttgttccccagcatgtacttctaaaattttattatgcgcacatccactcattgctgaactaccttgtatctgtgtggggccgtgccagtatctcgaatctgaaaaagctacaaacgcttcaaaacagatgtcttaaaattatttataaaaaaccatttatgtaccctactattttgttatacaataataatgcccataacattttacctttgcttgggttgactaactaccaaacaataatatacatccacaatgctttgcataatactattgctcataacaatctagaatttacaacaggcattcgagctcacagcaccagacaagccaatcatttattatactccagagtatccacgaaccttggtcaaagacgcatttctttcatcggacctaagttattcaaccagcttcctactgatttaaagcaaataacatgtcgcactcgtttccaagcaaaattgaaactaattttaaaaaataaaataggagaatttttaatttaaacttcgttcaccaccaatcaagcttattcctttagctattattggttaacatttttttaataaaaacaattgataaatgcattttttatagcaattagtaataaataaatttaaattattatgagcttcctgcaaagctacgatgggacccttaaaaggattcttttccgctgggtactcgccgtagcttcttgtcaaattttgtgttttgtcggtctcgtaatgttttttttttgttctcagcgtttccgcgattcgtaactttgttttgttgtgctgaccttttttttgtacgctgagaactgatgtgtccactaccagggggctccgtttgtgagctttttggtgtgggggtaagaggcgggctattaaaaaaaaaaacccggAATTCTATTTCGCGGAGCACAGTAACTAATTCACGACACCAAGGGGTCCAAGGAACCCCGATTAAGATTCGCTGTTTTGGTATGGTAAAATTATGGGAAGATTGTGAAGATACCTAAGCTAGCAAAGTTATAGcgattaacaaaaaatttcattgaaattTAGGTTTTTTGTACCTACTACTTTCTTCATATTCGATAAATGTATCATTTTTAACGTTGCGAATCCATCAGAACTGATTATTTGCGTTTATCGTGAAagagttttcaaattttctacATATTTTACGTAACACAGGATGACAATTGGCCTATAACTTAAAACTAATCGTGTATTTTAATATTTATAGACTAACTCAAGACGACGTCGCTTTGATGACTCAGATCGGTATCCTCTATTTGAAGATCAATGAATATCAGAGGGCATTTGAAAAACTCCTAGATGCAATTTCCATCGACGATAAATGTGCCACCGCTTTGTTAGGACTTGGTTCAATTCTTCAGGTATGTCTTTGACAGGGGAATAGATTTGGAGATTTCAATTCGAGTTCattgtttgttttattcttaTTTAGTCCAAAAATGATATCGACGGAGCACTGAACAAATACAAAAGAATTTCGAATCTGCCTGATGAGGGATCCGAAGTGTGGAGCAACATTGGGCTTTGTTTCTTCAAGAAGCAGAAATACATAGCGGTAAGGTAATAGAAGATACTTCCCTAAGCGGTACCACACTGGTGTAGCAATTGCAGAcacacaacaaaaaaaatttccctGCTCAGGCTTCTTCAAGCCGAAGGCCGGAAGAAAGTAGACGAAGGATGGGACTGAATGATTGTCAGGTTTGATGTGACCTAAAAGACCTACACGTTTTTGAAGCAATATCAGTTTTATGTTAGTAAAAAAATGACTACACGGTcctataaaaaaaacaaacattcgTTAAGAATATTTCAAGTGACTTATTATGGGTTATGGGGCTAgtgaaatacaacaaaaaagcCACGTTCAAACAGTTTAATATACCGTTAAAATcttaatttaaagaaaaaaacattttctgggaCCTTCGGCAAAATAGCTGAAAAGAATagctttttgtcatttttcagtCGATTTTTGACTATTCTTATGTTGTTTTGTAAGAAATATTTACGCGATTTTggaacaacaatatgaaaatttcCATTTCTTTGCGATTTTGTCATGCTGAATAAGAAAATGGttcaacttttttcaaaaggaATCTAGTTgctctaatatatatatatatatatatatatatatatatatatatatatatatatatatatatatatatatatatatatatatatatatatatatatatatatatatatatatatatatatatatatatatatatatatatatatatatatatatatatatatatatatatatatatatatatatatatatatatatatatatatctatatatatatcgctcgtacaaacataaTGTTACTCCAATTTAACCATTACACAAGGttacaaaagaaaaatatttttaaaatgctgtaaaaaacctgttttaatccacctagcggtgcaattgtgcctttcatatttctctaaactatggcacggaggcctTTTATGTTccacataattgtggaaatgtccattacattcttagtacactttgcacttatacacaatggcttgccagccacgaacttgatgagctacgtgtcgacggtaaaacacttgaaacaaaaaaatatcatactccattagcctaatcagcattagatcaatgatAGCTGCTTGCTAactaattttgtcatgcgggggtgggtatgtgaggagggcgaaagtcccatgaacgaaagactccccagcttaaattggtatgctttgtgatatagtggtggtttaaagatgatggggttgaaagggagggatatgagggctggatggggtggtggtctgaggggtgatttaaggagatttttaaaggagggaagtgaacagtagaggggggggtgtaacccctctccgtaaaccatcaactacgcccctgttaaaatccagaaaccttatgcgagtcgaaaaaaaatttggccgggattaggttgacgtttttcagagtgattgcataacctttctatatgagaaaggcaaaaatgtgccaaaatcctaaaaagtgaattgtcgtcaaattttttttcaagtttgcataaaatttcgacgtttcatgcaccttgaacacatttagcatcaaaaataacaattctatttttaatttttcctatagtttatatgagaaatttctgtgtggccgcactctgaaacccgtaattccggaaccagaattccgatcgatccaaaattcaatagcagtcgatgggaatgttgcacctttcatttgagactaagtttgggcaaatcggtccagccatctctgagaaaaaatgagtgacattatttgacacatgcgcacatacatacacacacacatacacacacatatacatacacacacacacatacacactttttccgatctcgacgaactgagtcgaatgggatatgacaatcggccctccgggccgggattaggttgacgtttttcagagtgattgcataacctttctatatgagaaaggcaaaaagattctCGAAATGGTAGTACAGTGAAGGTGCTAGCCAATTTGTAGGTGTAatcaaatttcatgaaactcagctgaagacaccTAATCACAATA carries:
- the LOC131688613 gene encoding Bardet-Biedl syndrome 4 protein homolog codes for the protein MTDLYVHCNGRTGGSSTPKQPQSAMAAKTGTNQNMNWLIHCLYTRKDYSLCRKLIDRQLTISYDKEYLFYVKGLILRDEENPTEAINCFQQAIISNKKNAENYNELAKTFFAMGRFKQALEVFLKAETLLERPDHEVYHYIGELFHRNFGQPKAGIAEAKEYLKQSVMCGKHVDSYKILAEIYIDEGDNVKAIEMIESCLQLTQDDVALMTQIGILYLKINEYQRAFEKLLDAISIDDKCATALLGLGSILQSKNDIDGALNKYKRISNLPDEGSEVWSNIGLCFFKKQKYIAAISCLKKAVWVAPLNFNALYNLGLILVTSQQYVSAFQTLAAAISLRPDNADCYMLLGTCLRHLNDPGNAYLSLEKSTMLPDAIKNPLIYLNFALYCFEIDKQDQSVLYLSNFLEMTQHTNVHREYLKMADRLNAALSLSSLPSPGTGNVISPGGASTSKVHWDNGLHTESARIFSADANRSNRKNETDQGDTLGGASEWKNQQN